From the Ctenopharyngodon idella isolate HZGC_01 chromosome 3, HZGC01, whole genome shotgun sequence genome, one window contains:
- the luc7l3 gene encoding luc7-like protein 3 gives MLSAAQLLDELMGRDRNLAPDEKRCNVRWDDETVCKYYLCGFCPAELFTNTRSDLGPCEKIHDENLRKMYEKSSRFMKEGYERDFLRYLQSLLAEVERRIRRGHARLALSQAQQNSGTPGPSGKNEEKAQVLTEKIEELVVQIEELGSEGRVEEAQGMMKLVEQLKEEREQLSSTPSTIESFAAQEKQMEVCEVCGAFLIVGDAQSRVDDHLMGKQHMGYAKIKSTVEELKEKLRRRSEDPEKDDRGKKEREDREREREEREKKRKEEEEKEKEREKEREREREKERERERERDRDRERERDRRSRRSHSNSRHSSRASDRRRSRSRDRRRSRSKERDRKRSRSRDRERRRSRERSDRKRRSRSRERRRSRSSERKSHRHRSRDREKDRGDRDKDKSSKDKEHKDSSDEKRSSRKGSVEKSNELSKPEPMEAEPPKAEVNGTAQELHSEGDTQSN, from the exons ATGCTTTCCGCAGCCCAGTTACTCGATGAGTTAATGGGTCGGGACCGGAACTTGGCTCCGGATGAGAAGCGCTGTAATGTTCGCTGGGACGACGAGACT GTCTGCAAATATTATCTGTGTGGCTTTTGCCCTGCTGAACTCTTCACAAACACGCGATCAGATTTGG GTCCTTGTGAAAAAATCCATGATGAAAACTTGAGGAAAAT GTATGAGAAGAGCTCCCGCTTCATGAAGGAAGGGTATGAGCGGGACTTCCTGCGGTACCTGCAGAGTCTCCTGGCCGAGGTGGAGCGCAGGATTCGGAGGGGTCACGCGCGTCTCGCCCTGTCACAAGCCCAGCAGAACTCTGGG ACACCGGGTCCATCTGGGAAGAACGAGGAGAAAGCGCAGGTCCTCACGGAGAAGATTGAAGAGCTTGTTGTTCAG attgAGGAGTTGGGCTCAGAGGGCCGTGTCGAGGAGGCGCAGGGCATGATGAAGCTGGTGGAGCAGCTGAAGGAAGAGCGGGAGCAGCTTAGTTCCACTCCTTCA ACGATTGAGAGCTTTGCAGCTCAGGAGAAGCAGATGGAGGTGTGTGAAGTGTGTGGCGCTTTCCTCATAGTCGGTGACGCTCAGTCCAGAGTGGACGACCATCTAATGGGCAAGCAGCATATGGGATATGCCAAAATCAAATCCACGGTGGAGGAACTGAAG GAAAAGCTGCGTCGGCGCTCGGAGGACCCAGAGAAGGATGATCGAGGGAAGAAGGAGAGGGAGGACCGGGAGCGTGAAAGGGAGGAACGTGAGAAAAAACgcaaagaggaggaggagaaggagaaagaacgagaaaaggagagagagagagagcgtgagAAGGAGAGGGAACGTGAGCGGGAGAGGGATCGGGACAGGGAACGGGAAAGGGACAGGCGCAGCAGGAGGAGTCACTCCAACAGTAGACACTCCAGCCGTGCGTCAGACCGCCGCAGGAGCCGCTCAAGAGACAGGAGGAGGTCCAGGAGTAAGGAACGCGACAGGAAGCGCAGCAG GAGCCGCGACCGAGAGAGGAGGCGCAGCCGGGAACGCTCAGACAGGAAGCGCCGCTCTCGGAGCAGGGAGAGGAGGAGGTCCCGCAGCTCCGAGCGCAAGAGCCACCGGCACCGCAGCAGAGACAGAGAAAAGGACAGAGGAGACAGAGACAAGGACAAATCCTCTAAGGACAAAG AGCACAAGGACTCCTCAGATGAGAAAAGGAGCAGCAGAAAGGGCTCGGTTGAGAAGTCAAATGAGCTCTCCAAGCCCGAGCCCATGGAGGCCGAGCCTCCCAAAGCGGAAGTGAACGGCACCGCCCAAGAGCTACATTCTGAAGGTGACACACAGTCCAATTAA